The Moraxella nasicaprae sequence GGCTGATTATCATATCCAAATCCCTGCCAATCCTGATTATCCTGTGCTGAATGTCGCCAATGCCGTTCAAGTCATTGCAGCCAGTATTTATGCAACGCTGACGCATCACGACGACTACACGCCACTCGCCAAAGAAATGCAGGGCGTTACCGCTCAGGAATATCCGCTGGACATTCATATTCGTGGCGTATGGGACGAACCTGCCATCACACACGCCCAAAGACACGGTCTTGATGATGCCATCATCGACCTCATGAAACAGCTTAATCTTGCCCAAGATGACAATTTGCGACTGCTACCCCAAAGATTATCCAGACTTAGCCAAAGATTGCAACTTGACCAAAAAGAGTACGCTTTACTGCGTTCCTTACTTGCAAAAATTAAACAAAACTTAAAAACATAACACCTGTATTGATTGATACAATCAGGTTTTATTGAATGCACTTTTGTAATTAACATGGTAATTTTATGTCCCTCATCAAAAAACTCAGCCAGCTAAAAGACAACATCAGTGATGACATCAATGCCGTCCTAGCCAAAGACCCTGCCGCTCGCACACAGGCAGAAGTTTTATTGACTTATCCTGGCATTCATGCACGCATTTTACATCGTGGGGCTCACGCTCTATGGAATGCTGACCGTAAGTTTTTGGCTCGTGCTTTATCTCATTTTACTCGCTGCACCACAGGCATCGAAATCCACCCTGCCGCCAAGATTGGCAAACGACTGTTCATCGATCATGGCATGGGCGTGGTGATTGGCGAGACTGCTGAGATTGGCGATGATGTGACCTTGTATCACGGTGTGACTTTGGGTGGGGTCTCTTGGGAAAAAGGTGCAAAACGCCACCCAACCTTGGGTAATAATGTCGTGGTGGGTGCTGGTGCAAAGATTTTGGGTGGATTTAGCGTGGGCAATAACGCAAAAATCGGCTCAAATGCCGTCGTCGTCAAGCCTGTGCCTGATGATGCCACAATGGTTGGTAGTGCTGCCCGTCTGATTGTCAAAGAAAAAGAACCTGCCAAACTTGCCAACGAAGCTCAATCACAAGAACTGTTTAATGCCTATGGTCTAAAACCTGATGCCAAAGACCCTGTGGCATCAAGCATTGCCGCCCTACTGGCTCATATCCAAAAACAAGATAAACAAATCGATGTTCTGATGGACGCCATTTGCAAACTTGACCCAAATTTTTGCAAACAAAACATCAAATCTTTGTGCAAAGACGACCTAGATGTCCTAGATGGCGACTGCGATGACGACAAATAATCCGATTCGTTGCGATTGGTGCTTGTCCGACCCTTTGTACATCGCCTATCACGATCATGAATGGGGCAAGCCCATTTACGATGACAGACAACTGTTTGCCTGCTTATGCCTTGAAAGCATGCAGGCAGGGCTTAGCTGGATTACCATCTTAAAACGCCGTGAAGCGTATTATCGTGCCTTTGATGACTTCGACCCTGCCAAAATCGCCTTATACGATGACCAAAAAATCGATGAATTGATGCAAAATACAAGCATCATTCGCCATCGTGCAAAAATCTGTGCCATCATCAATAATGCCAAAGCCTATCTTGCTATCTGCCAACGCCAGTCTTTTGCTCAATATCTATGGGGCATTGCCTGTGCCGATGGTGAGCCTATCATCAATCACCCAACCCGACTTGAAGACATTCCCAGCCAAACCAAAACCTCTGCACGCCTTGCCAAACAGCTCAAAAAAGATGGCTTTACTTTTGTTGGAGCAACCACCTGTTATGCTTTTATGCAAGCGGTGGGTATGGTCAATGACCATTTGGCATCGTGTGATTTTCGATGATTTTATCCATCAAAATGACAAAAGTCATGCAGCCAAGTCATCTTAGGCTTGTCTGATGGGCTTTTTATCACTAAGTGTTGGTTAAAAAACCTTTTGGTAAAACACACCATTTTTTGACAAAAATGATGGTATAAATAAAATAAATATAGATTGATTATCCCCATTAAGCGTGATACCATATTGACAGTAAGGTTTTTGTTGTTTACTTATACGCTATTTAAGGAGTTTTTATGTCTGCTACACAAACCAAGACCACCAAAGTGGCAACCACCCCAAAAAAAACAACACCAACCACGCCAACAGCCACCAAATCCCCTGTGATGGCAAAGACTTTGGGTCAATTAGAAGATTTACTAGAACACGCCACCCCTGATGAGTTGGCTGAGTTTGGTCAAACCCTTAGCGAATATTTGCCAGCAGCTCGTATCGCCAGCCAAATGCGTACCGAAAAATCCAAAGACACTCAGCTGTCAGACAACTGGCGTGAAGGCGGCTATCCTTATAAAAACCGCCTAAGCCGTAAAAATTATGAAGCCCAAAAATACAAACTACAAATTGAGCTGCTAAAACTACAACACCACATCAAGACCACAGGTCAAAAGCTGGTCATCATCTTTGAAGGTCGTGATGCCGCAGGTAAAGGCGGTACCATCAAACGCTTTATGGAACACCTCAATCCTCGTGGTGCCAGAGTGGTTGCTCTTGAAAAACCAACCGACCAAGAACGAGGTCAATGGTATTTTCAACGCTATGTCCAACATCTACCAACCGCTGGCGAGATTGTGCTGTTTGACCGTTCTTGGTACAACCGTGCAGTGGTTGAGCGAGTGATGGGCTTTTGTAGCGATGATGAATATCGCACTTTCATGCGTCAAGTGCCTGAGTTTGAAAAACATTTGGTGGAATCGGGCATTCATTTGGTCAAATTCTGGTTCTCGGTTAGCCGTGAAGAACAAAAAGCTCGCTTTGCCAGCCGTGAAAATGACCCACTAAAACAATGGAAGCTATCGCCTGTCGATAAAGCCTCTTTGAACAAATGGGACGATTATACCCTTGCCAAAGAAGCGATGTTCTTTAATACCGACACCGCAGAAGCTCCTTGGATTGTCATCAAATCTGACTGCAAAAAGCGTGCCCGTCTGAACGCCATGCGTTATGTGCTTAATAAGATGAATTATGAAAATAAAGATTCATCACAAATTGGCAATATCGACCCACTCATCGTTGGTCGTGCTGGTGCTTTATACGAGATGGACGAACGCACCGATTTGGCAGTTTCTGCCGCCAAAGTTCAAAAAGCGGCTGCCAAAAAATCAAATAAAAAATAACCATCGAACGCCAATAAAGGCACTTCATCATCGAAGTGCCTTTTGTTTTTGGTGTAAACAAATTGCCATCTAAGCACCTCTTTGTTACAATAATATTTTTCATCAGCGATATTGCCATGCCCAAATCCATCACAAAACAAGCCTCATCACTTCATCTGTCAGATAATCTTGATACCATTGAGCAAAAACATCGAGCTCTTGCCGAGCGTTTCGCCCAAGAGCTGACCGATGACGATGGCGATGATGGCATGGATATGCTGCCCAATGCCCAACTGTCTTTGCATGACTACTTAACGGCGGTCAAGATGGTCATTGATGATACTTTTGACCATGAAGTTTGGGTGCGTGCTGAGATTCGTGCGATGAACAGCAAAGGCGGTCATTATTATTTTGAGCTGGCAGATAAAGATGATGCTGGGCAAATCATCGCCAGTTGTCGAGCCACGCTATGGCGATATAAAGCAAACGCCCTACTAACCAAATTTGCCGTCACCACAGGTCAAAATCTACAAGCAGGCATCAATGTGCTGATGAAATGCTCCGCAAATTTTCATGCCCAATATGGATTTAGTCTCAATATCAGCGACATAGACCCCAACTATACGCTGGGCGAGCTGGCAGCAGCCTATCACGCCATGAAACAACGCCTATACCAAGAAGGGTTGTTTCATCTAAACAAATCTCTACCGACACCATTTGACATTCGTCATGTGGTGGTCATCGCTCCCGAACAAGCGGCTGGCTTGGGGGATTTTCGTGCCGAAGCTGACCGATTGATGATGGCAAAGGCTTGTCATTTTCAATATCATCACGCCACTTTTCAAGGCAATCATGCACCCAAAGAGATACGCCAAGCCATCATGGGAAGTCTAAATGATTTTCGCACACAACATGATGCCCTGCCTGATTTATTAGTCATCATTCGTGGTGGTGGTGCGGTGGGCGATTTGGCATACCTAAATGACTATGAGCTGGCGGCTATGGTCGCTGAATGCCCTGTACCCGTCTGGGTGGGCGTGGGTCATCAAAGAGACTTGGTTATTTTGGATGAAGTGGCTCATAGAAGTTTTGACACGCCATCAAAAGTCATCTTGGGCATTGAGACACATTTGGCACAAACAATCCAGCTTGCCAAACAAAAAATACAACAAATCCAACAAACCGCTACTCAATTTTTGACCACCACCAAGCAAGATTGCGAGCGAAAAATTCATCACATTCGCCATCATGCCAGCAAAACCACCCAAATCGCCAAACAAGACAGTAAGCATCAGCTTAAACAGCTACACACGACCATCAAACATCGCAGCAAACAAGAAACTCTGGCACTCAACACCCTGATGGCGAATACAAAAAAATACGCCCACGCACAACTGACACAAGCCAAAAAAGACAGTCGGTATTATTTGAATGAACATAAAAAGCTCTATTCACACCTAACCCTAGTACGTGAACAATGTCGCCATCTACAAAGTCTGATACTCATTCAGCACCCCCAAAGAACACTACAAAAAGGCTATGCTTTGATTTATGATGATGCCAATAAGCCCATCAGTAGTCGCCATATGCTCAATCAAGGACAAACGATACACATCGCCTTGCATGATGGTCAGGTGTCAGCACAAGTACAATCTCATCTTGATTAATTCCTCAAACATAATAAAACACCGCCAAATAAGTGGCGGTGTTTTATTATGAGGTTGCATCTAGCTATGGCTATTTGGCTTGCTTTTTGGCAGCTGCCTCAGCCTCTTCTTTGAGCCATTTTTCGCCTTTTAGCTCCTCTACCGTTGGGCGAGCAACCACAGGCACATCTTTAATGCCCATTTCGTGGAAACCAAATGCAGTCACCAGCGTCATTGCCTCTTTGGTAGCGGCAGGTGTTCTAGCACCGTGACCCTGATCTTCATCAGCAAATAGCAAGGTTGGGTTGGCACAAGACTGATTTTCCTGCAATGCCGCTGCAAACTTATAAGAATGGAATGGTAATACACGGTCATCACGCTTAGAGGTCATCACCAGCGTTGATGGATAGCACACACCTGCACGCACATTATGATATGGCGAATAAGATTTTAGGTAGCGGTACATCTCTTTGCTGTCGTACGCTGAGCCGTATTCACCGTCCCAAATGCCCTTATAAAAACGCTGGTCATGACGAAGCATATCAAGCACACCCACTTGTGGGAACGCTACACGATATTTTTCAGGATTTAGCGTCATTGATGCACCAACCAGCAGACCACCATTCGAACCACCGATGATTGCCAGATATTCAGGTGAGGTATAGCCGTTGGCTGTCAAGTAATCCGCAGCCGCCTCAAAATCATCAAAGACATTGAGTTTGTTTTGGAATTTACCTTGTTCATGCCATGCTTCGCCATATTCAGCACCGCCACGCAAGTGTGGACGAACAAAGACACCGCCATGCTCCAACCAAGGCACATTACGCAGGCTAAAATTAGCGGTATCTTTGACCGCAAAACCACCGTATGCCAGCATCAATGTTGGGTTTTTGCCATTCAGCACCGTACCCTTTTTATAGGAAATGCTCATTGGAATTTCTGTACCATCTTTTGATTTATACTTAACCAATTTGATTTCATAATCATTGTGGTTAAATGGGAATAAATCACGACGACGCACATCAATAAATTCGCCTTTGCTGATGCTGTATTTGTACACCGTACGAGGCGTAATAGGATTTTGGAAACGGAATGACAGATGGCTTTCATCGCCTGATTTTACATCAGTGCTCTTGCTGTCAATCTCGGTTTCGCCAGCCACATAGCTGAACAAATCTGTAATCTCGCCAACCGCACTAGGGGTCAAATCTTTTAGCGGATTACCCTTGGCATCTGTTAAGATGACACGATGTTGACCATCTTTGCT is a genomic window containing:
- the cysE gene encoding serine O-acetyltransferase, whose product is MSLIKKLSQLKDNISDDINAVLAKDPAARTQAEVLLTYPGIHARILHRGAHALWNADRKFLARALSHFTRCTTGIEIHPAAKIGKRLFIDHGMGVVIGETAEIGDDVTLYHGVTLGGVSWEKGAKRHPTLGNNVVVGAGAKILGGFSVGNNAKIGSNAVVVKPVPDDATMVGSAARLIVKEKEPAKLANEAQSQELFNAYGLKPDAKDPVASSIAALLAHIQKQDKQIDVLMDAICKLDPNFCKQNIKSLCKDDLDVLDGDCDDDK
- a CDS encoding DNA-3-methyladenine glycosylase I, translated to MATAMTTNNPIRCDWCLSDPLYIAYHDHEWGKPIYDDRQLFACLCLESMQAGLSWITILKRREAYYRAFDDFDPAKIALYDDQKIDELMQNTSIIRHRAKICAIINNAKAYLAICQRQSFAQYLWGIACADGEPIINHPTRLEDIPSQTKTSARLAKQLKKDGFTFVGATTCYAFMQAVGMVNDHLASCDFR
- the ppk2 gene encoding polyphosphate kinase 2, with translation MSATQTKTTKVATTPKKTTPTTPTATKSPVMAKTLGQLEDLLEHATPDELAEFGQTLSEYLPAARIASQMRTEKSKDTQLSDNWREGGYPYKNRLSRKNYEAQKYKLQIELLKLQHHIKTTGQKLVIIFEGRDAAGKGGTIKRFMEHLNPRGARVVALEKPTDQERGQWYFQRYVQHLPTAGEIVLFDRSWYNRAVVERVMGFCSDDEYRTFMRQVPEFEKHLVESGIHLVKFWFSVSREEQKARFASRENDPLKQWKLSPVDKASLNKWDDYTLAKEAMFFNTDTAEAPWIVIKSDCKKRARLNAMRYVLNKMNYENKDSSQIGNIDPLIVGRAGALYEMDERTDLAVSAAKVQKAAAKKSNKK
- the xseA gene encoding exodeoxyribonuclease VII large subunit, whose translation is MPKSITKQASSLHLSDNLDTIEQKHRALAERFAQELTDDDGDDGMDMLPNAQLSLHDYLTAVKMVIDDTFDHEVWVRAEIRAMNSKGGHYYFELADKDDAGQIIASCRATLWRYKANALLTKFAVTTGQNLQAGINVLMKCSANFHAQYGFSLNISDIDPNYTLGELAAAYHAMKQRLYQEGLFHLNKSLPTPFDIRHVVVIAPEQAAGLGDFRAEADRLMMAKACHFQYHHATFQGNHAPKEIRQAIMGSLNDFRTQHDALPDLLVIIRGGGAVGDLAYLNDYELAAMVAECPVPVWVGVGHQRDLVILDEVAHRSFDTPSKVILGIETHLAQTIQLAKQKIQQIQQTATQFLTTTKQDCERKIHHIRHHASKTTQIAKQDSKHQLKQLHTTIKHRSKQETLALNTLMANTKKYAHAQLTQAKKDSRYYLNEHKKLYSHLTLVREQCRHLQSLILIQHPQRTLQKGYALIYDDANKPISSRHMLNQGQTIHIALHDGQVSAQVQSHLD